GGCTGCGGTATCAGGAATGGGATGTATGGCGGCAGCTGGTGGACTTGCGGAAGTAGCATCAAACGGTCCTGGGACATTCTCTGTACAGTTTGTTGATGCGCTTCATAACGTGACTGAAAACGACATAAGCAGACTTGTCGAAGTGAGGGTTGTGTAATGAGAGAAAGTGCAGACTTTTCACTTTATCTGGTAACAGATAGCAGCCGTTGTACTATGATGCCGCTTGAAGAAACCGTGGCCGCTGCTGTACGTGGTGGTGTGACTATGGTTCAGTTACGTGAAAAGACGTTGGAAACAAGAGAGTTTGTTGAGAGAGCTCGTCAGTTGCGTGCTTTGCTTGCTCCCTTGGAGATTCCGCTAATTATTAATGACCGTGTTGATATTGCTCTTGCCGTACGTGCAGATGGTGTGCACGTAGGGCAGACTGATATGCGTGTACAGGATGTCCGTGCACTAATTGGTGGCGAGGCCATTGTCGGTATAACAGTTGAAACACCAGAGCAGATTGAAGAGGCGAATGTTCTTGATGTTGACTACATTGGTATTTCACCTGTGTTTTCCACACCATCAATCCCACGTAATGTAAAACCGTGGCAGATTTCTGGAGTGAGAAAAGCACGCAGTATGACTACTCTCCCAATAGTTGGATTTGAAGGTATTACTACTGCAAATGCTGCAGATGTTATTGCGGCAGGAGCAGACGGGATTGCTGTTGTGTCTGCGATTTGTGGTGCCTTGTCTCCTAAAGATGCAGCTCAAGAACTGCGCAAAGCAGCCTTTGTGTAGAAGGCGTGGTAGTTGTTGGAACTATCTAGTGTTTTTGTGAGGGGTGTATGAAGATTGCTGTGGCAGCGAGGAAAAGAAATGACGACTACATAGTCGAGCCTGTGTTTGGACGTGCAGATATGTTTGTGCTGGTTGAGCAGGAAGGTGATCAACGCGTTATCCAGGTTAATCCGTATAGGGACGACCCTGAAGCTGCAGGACGCAAGGTTGCTCAGTGGCTTATAAAAGAAGGCGTGACTGCTGTGCTGTGTGGTGATGTGGGCGCTAAGACCCGTTTTTATCTGAGTGAAGGCGGTGTTTTTTCGGGGATCGGATATGACGGAACTGTCGACGAAGCGCTGCAAAGGTATTTTGCTTCGTAGTGCTTGAAGAAGAGTTACTCATAATTTGTATGTAAGAGCGACCCATCGTATAGGCGATGAGTCGCTTTTTCTTTTCCTTGGGTAAGGCTGGGACGTCTTAAGGTGATAGTTTTTTTATCCCAAGTTTTTGCATCCGAGATCGTAATGTGGTTGGCTTAATCCCCAAAATTTCCGCAGCGCCACCATTGCCTTGTACTCGCCAGTTGGTGGCATCTAGCGCCTGAAGAATGTTTTCCCGTTGCATAGCGGTCCATTCAGCTTCTGTAATAATATCCTGAGGACGAGGTGCGGAAGCTGGTGGCGTTGCCGTCGGTTGCGTAGATGAGTAGGCGTGCACATTCATCTCTTTCGGCGGTGTGGCGTGGCTGTTATCTTGAATGTAAAACTCCATGCCTCCGCTGTGCGACATAATGACGGCACGCTCGACAACGTTTTGTAGTTCCCTGACGTTACCCGGCCAGTCGTATGCTTGTAGTTTTTCTACATGGTGTGGCTTTAAGCGCGGTGGGGTGACGTTCATCCGCTTTGCAGCAAGGCTGATAAAGTGACGTGTTAAAAGTGGAATGTCGTTACGGCGTTCCCTGAGTGGTGGTACATTGATCGGAAATACAGAAAGACGGAAATATAGGTCTTGTCTGAAACGACCAGCAGCTACCTCTTTCGTGAGGTCTTTGTTTGTCGCGGCAACGATGCGCACGTTTACTTTTCGGGACCGGTCGTCACCGACTTGTTCAAAGGTACCTTCTTGCAGGACTCGAAGAAGTTTGCCTTGAAGTTCCAGCGGGATTTCCCCAACTTCGTCCAGAAAGAGTGTGCCACCGTCTGCCATTTGGAAACGTCCTACCCTGTCACGGATTGCTCCGGTAAAAGAGCCTTTAACATGTCCGAAAAATTCGCTTTCAAAAAGTTCGTGTGGGATAGCAGAACAGTTTACGCGTACAAAAGCACTTTGACTACGGGTCGAACGGCTGTGAATGGCTTCTGCCAACAGTTCTTTACCGGTGCCGGACTCTCCAAGTAAAAGCACGCTTGCGTCTGTAGGTGACACAACATCGATTTGTTCCATGACACGGACAAGGGAATCGGAGTCTCCGATGAGCTTGTCATCGAGGCGTCTTTCCTGCACCACACGGCGTAGAAGTTCGTTTTCCAGCTCAAGTTCACCGCGCAGCTTTTGAATCTCTTCAAAAGCTACAGCGTTAACTAGTGCACGTGCGACGGTGTCCGCAAAAATTTTGTGCATCTTTTGATGCATAGAATGCAGCTGAGCGAACGGTCCTATCATTGGGCGGTCGTAAAACGTTGATAAAATACCAAGGAATTCATCGTTGTACATTACAGGGAATGATGAGTAGGCGTAGTACCCTTCCTCAATAGCCCATTTAGGACGGTTCCAGTCTTCAGGTGAAGGACCGATGGAAGGAATGCCTTTTTGGCATGAAGCAAAAATAGGTTCTGTAACTGGAACAAGATCGAAGGTTCCAAGAGTATGATTCCAGTCAGATGGTGTACGGTCACCAATGCCAGAATATGCCACTAACTTCAACATGGAGTCAGCTGACGGATGTGGAGTGACAATGTCAGCCATCTTTTGTGTAGGTCGAAGCCAGAAAGCCCCCATGGTGACATGGGTGCCTTTGTAACCGGTGCTTGCCCGTTCAATAATTTTTGATGGATCGCGTTCGTGTGCTACAGACAGCATCAAATCTAGAAATGGAGTGATGTCCAGCGATTTGAGTTTTGTTTGGAGTCTCTTATAGCTTTTAGGATGTTTTTGTTCCTGTCGTTCTTCCGGTGTAGCGGGTAGGGGAAAAGACTCCTGTTTGGCATCCTTAGGTAAAGGAAAGTCACTAATCGTGACATCACGTCCGGAAAACGTGGTGCTGAAAACTCGTTTTGAGGTTTTTTCAACACGCTGCGTGTCCGAATCGTCATGTAAGTTGTTGTTAGATGGTGCCATTATTTCCCCTCGCTCCATTATTTCGTTACGAAAAATCGTAATCAACGAAATTTCGTAGCTTACTCATCCGTATGCGTCAACGGAAAAGTGTTGGTATTAGCCTTATTAGCGTGAACGCTGTTTTTGGCACAGGATGTGCTAATAGAAAAACAAAAGAACGGTAAATACCGCTCTTTTCGGTGTCAAGTCCGTGTGGTCCCTCGCTTCACGGAAATGATTCAGTCGCTTCATTTTTGACAAAAGCCCAGTGTTCCCCTCACTGGGCTTTTGTCGTTCTAAAGGCTTTTTTTAACAACGGGATGTGTTGAGAAGAGCGTTCCAGTCATGCAGCGCTGTAATAAGCGTTTTCCATTCTTCAGGTGATTTTACCTGCATGCGAATAAATCCTTTCTCTGTTCCGGGAATGTTGTCGCAAAGCCGCACAAGGATGTTTCGTTCAAGCAAAAATTGATAGAACTGTGCTCCTTGTTCAGGCTTTTTCAATCGGCAGAACAAAAAATTAACTCCGCAAAAAATTGCGTCTGAAGCAAATACGTCTGTTGAACGTATCTCGTTTGTAAACATGGTACGATAGGTGCGCATTTGCGGAAGACGCTCACGGTAGCGGTCGATGCGCTTCAGGAATTCAATGCCTGCTTTTTGAGCAGAAGCAGTAACTGTCCATGGCATTTTACCTTGCTTGAGTTTTGTGATGGTGTCAGTGTCGCTGAGGGCATATCCCAGGCGGACACCTGTGCAGTAAAAAAACTTGGTAAAGCTATGCATGGTGATGATGCGCGTGCTCGAATTGCACCATTCACGGTACATTGCTGTGCGTGTAGCATCGTATTCCGGCTCCCCGTGCAAAAATTCTCGATAGGTTGAGTCTAGCAATATATATGGGCTTTTTATTGCTTTAAGAATTTCCCGCATGTTCGGGTAGGTGACAGTGGCAGGGTTGTTAGGGGAACAGAGGACTACAAGGTCGTAGTCTGCTGTGATTGCAAATTCAGCAGGGTCTGGAATAAAAGAAACATCAGATGGACAGTTGATCACTTCATATTCTTCAGCAAATACAGAGCATGCCTTGGCGTATTCTGAGAACATCGGTCCCACAAGTAAAACTTTTTTGGGCTTAAGCTGTTGAAACGTGAGAAAAATTGTTTCGGTAGAACCGTGACCGACAATTAGTTCTGACTGTGAGACTGATTCATGTGTGGCAATTGCTGCGGTGAGCTCAGACGACCAAGTGTCCGGATAATGGTTGTAGTCGCTGTATGCTCCTTGCATATTGGAGAAAAGAATTTCTTCTGTGATGTCTTGGCACAGTGAATTGGCATTACTGGAAAAATCCGTAATGTTGGAAAGCGCAGTGCCTGTTTCGCGTGCAATACGAAATACTTCGCCCCCGTGAGCGCCTTGTTGTGTGGATGTTGTGGAATCTTTCATGATGGTAAAAAATCTCCATATATGCGTAGTGCCTTGTTGTAGGTAATGCAGCAAGTTGATGCGGGTATACGTGAAGTGCTTTTTTTTTAAAAGAGGCTGTGCGAGCCCGCCAGTATAACAAGACTTTGCCAATCAGATGAATTTATGGCAGAGTTGAACGCTCTTTAAACTTCTGTTTTTTTGATGTCACCATAGAGGACTGCATGTCATCAAGACGTATACTTTTTCTTGCCCCGGCTACTTCGATTACTCGTATTTTTCCCCAGCTTAAAGACGCAGGTTTTGAAGTAGGGCTCGCGGAGAACTATAAAGGCGCACTTGCATTTATTGCGAAGTCCCGTCCTGATATAATTTTCTCTCGACCTTCATTGTCCGGTTATTCGGTGGAAGAACTGCTTGCTGCTGCTGAGGCGGATGCAGATTTTCCGTCTATTGTTGTGTTTTCTGATAAAGGAAGCGCAAGCGAAGCTGAAAAATTTCTTCAAATGGGTGCCCACGATTACTGGCTTGAGCCGCTACTTTTTGAAAAAATATGTGCGGCTATTCCTGAAAAGGGGAAAAAGCCTAAGGCTGTCCCGCCCACCACTACTCTTGGTGGAAATAAACCCGCTATTCCTGCGACGGAAAAAGGACCGACCATTATCGGTTCCAACCGTGCTATGCAGCGGGTAATGGCTTTGGCGCGACAGGTAGCACCATCAAAAGCAACCGTTTTAATCTCCGGTGAATCCGGTACCGGTAAAGAAATGTTTTCACGGTATCTGCATGCCCACTCTGACCGTGGAGATAATCCATTTATTGCAGTCAACTGTGCTGCGTTACCGGAACACTTGCTAGAAAGCGAACTTTTCGGGCATGAAAAGGGTTCGTTCACCGGTGCAATTTCACGAAAGCTCGGTAAGTTTGAATTAGCACACACAGGCACTATCCTGCTTGATGAGATTTCAGAAATGGATCTTGCATTGCAGGCAAAACTCTTGCGTGTACTTCAGGAAGGTGAGCTTGACCGTGTCGGCGGTACTGAGACGATTAAGGTTAACGTCCGTGTACTGGCAACAACAAACCGTCAGCTTGAAGACTGGGTTAAGGAAGGGCAGTTCCGCCAGGATTTATACTTCCGCCTGAATGTTATTCCATTGAAACTTCCGTCACTTGCAGAACGTGGCGATGATGTTATAGAACTCGCACGGTTCTTCATTGACATGTATACAAAGGAATACTCGCTGCCGGCTGCAAAATTGTCTGCCGAAGCTGTTTCGTGGCTGAAAACATACGACTGGCCGGGCAACGTTCGTGAACTACAAAACCTTATGGAACGAGCTGTATTACTTGCTGGTGGCAATGTTATTGAG
The DNA window shown above is from Halodesulfovibrio marinisediminis DSM 17456 and carries:
- a CDS encoding sigma-54 interaction domain-containing protein, with the translated sequence MAPSNNNLHDDSDTQRVEKTSKRVFSTTFSGRDVTISDFPLPKDAKQESFPLPATPEERQEQKHPKSYKRLQTKLKSLDITPFLDLMLSVAHERDPSKIIERASTGYKGTHVTMGAFWLRPTQKMADIVTPHPSADSMLKLVAYSGIGDRTPSDWNHTLGTFDLVPVTEPIFASCQKGIPSIGPSPEDWNRPKWAIEEGYYAYSSFPVMYNDEFLGILSTFYDRPMIGPFAQLHSMHQKMHKIFADTVARALVNAVAFEEIQKLRGELELENELLRRVVQERRLDDKLIGDSDSLVRVMEQIDVVSPTDASVLLLGESGTGKELLAEAIHSRSTRSQSAFVRVNCSAIPHELFESEFFGHVKGSFTGAIRDRVGRFQMADGGTLFLDEVGEIPLELQGKLLRVLQEGTFEQVGDDRSRKVNVRIVAATNKDLTKEVAAGRFRQDLYFRLSVFPINVPPLRERRNDIPLLTRHFISLAAKRMNVTPPRLKPHHVEKLQAYDWPGNVRELQNVVERAVIMSHSGGMEFYIQDNSHATPPKEMNVHAYSSTQPTATPPASAPRPQDIITEAEWTAMQRENILQALDATNWRVQGNGGAAEILGIKPTTLRSRMQKLGIKKLSP
- a CDS encoding NifB/NifX family molybdenum-iron cluster-binding protein, whose amino-acid sequence is MKIAVAARKRNDDYIVEPVFGRADMFVLVEQEGDQRVIQVNPYRDDPEAAGRKVAQWLIKEGVTAVLCGDVGAKTRFYLSEGGVFSGIGYDGTVDEALQRYFAS
- a CDS encoding sigma-54 dependent transcriptional regulator gives rise to the protein MSSRRILFLAPATSITRIFPQLKDAGFEVGLAENYKGALAFIAKSRPDIIFSRPSLSGYSVEELLAAAEADADFPSIVVFSDKGSASEAEKFLQMGAHDYWLEPLLFEKICAAIPEKGKKPKAVPPTTTLGGNKPAIPATEKGPTIIGSNRAMQRVMALARQVAPSKATVLISGESGTGKEMFSRYLHAHSDRGDNPFIAVNCAALPEHLLESELFGHEKGSFTGAISRKLGKFELAHTGTILLDEISEMDLALQAKLLRVLQEGELDRVGGTETIKVNVRVLATTNRQLEDWVKEGQFRQDLYFRLNVIPLKLPSLAERGDDVIELARFFIDMYTKEYSLPAAKLSAEAVSWLKTYDWPGNVRELQNLMERAVLLAGGNVIEPCHFLLDPDNWPLFEEDGVEECAATGTDSDSGSGDCSNFSGSVIPIHEMERILILKGLEQTSGNRTQAADLLGISVRTLRNKLNEYRSQGMDIP
- a CDS encoding pyridoxal phosphate-dependent aminotransferase — its product is MKDSTTSTQQGAHGGEVFRIARETGTALSNITDFSSNANSLCQDITEEILFSNMQGAYSDYNHYPDTWSSELTAAIATHESVSQSELIVGHGSTETIFLTFQQLKPKKVLLVGPMFSEYAKACSVFAEEYEVINCPSDVSFIPDPAEFAITADYDLVVLCSPNNPATVTYPNMREILKAIKSPYILLDSTYREFLHGEPEYDATRTAMYREWCNSSTRIITMHSFTKFFYCTGVRLGYALSDTDTITKLKQGKMPWTVTASAQKAGIEFLKRIDRYRERLPQMRTYRTMFTNEIRSTDVFASDAIFCGVNFLFCRLKKPEQGAQFYQFLLERNILVRLCDNIPGTEKGFIRMQVKSPEEWKTLITALHDWNALLNTSRC
- the thiE gene encoding thiamine phosphate synthase, yielding MRESADFSLYLVTDSSRCTMMPLEETVAAAVRGGVTMVQLREKTLETREFVERARQLRALLAPLEIPLIINDRVDIALAVRADGVHVGQTDMRVQDVRALIGGEAIVGITVETPEQIEEANVLDVDYIGISPVFSTPSIPRNVKPWQISGVRKARSMTTLPIVGFEGITTANAADVIAAGADGIAVVSAICGALSPKDAAQELRKAAFV